One stretch of Aigarchaeota archaeon DNA includes these proteins:
- the trpA gene encoding tryptophan synthase subunit alpha: MLSIQEITRKKKFLVTYMTLGYPTPDAFMEYSDILKSSGADILELGIPPKIAIYDGTSIRLSYWRARENGVDKDMALEITKGVNATKILLCYLSTAGRLTEFLHSVVKTRTSGVLIPDLGMVGPSALEDYVKACDATSLERIFFANYNYPDAIIRTMASYNPAFIYLGISSITGEVAYIEPTKSIARARELIGSVPLAAGFGIRDPSYAKSLANMVNGIVVGSELVNIIEENASSVAKKKVSDFVTSLKSVLESVS, from the coding sequence TTGTTAAGCATACAAGAAATTACGAGAAAGAAAAAATTTCTCGTAACCTACATGACTTTGGGGTATCCTACACCCGATGCATTCATGGAATATTCCGACATACTCAAAAGCTCCGGTGCCGACATACTGGAACTCGGCATACCACCAAAAATTGCCATCTATGATGGTACGAGTATACGGTTGTCTTACTGGAGAGCGAGAGAGAACGGTGTAGACAAGGACATGGCGCTAGAAATCACTAAGGGTGTGAATGCAACAAAGATACTCTTGTGCTATCTAAGTACCGCTGGACGGTTAACGGAATTCCTGCATTCTGTTGTAAAGACCAGAACTTCTGGTGTGCTCATACCGGATTTGGGCATGGTAGGCCCTTCAGCTTTAGAGGATTATGTAAAAGCTTGTGATGCTACATCTCTTGAAAGAATCTTTTTCGCAAACTACAATTATCCAGACGCTATAATCAGAACTATGGCGAGCTACAACCCCGCATTCATATACCTTGGTATCTCATCGATTACAGGCGAGGTAGCTTACATAGAACCGACAAAGTCTATTGCAAGGGCTAGGGAGCTGATCGGCAGCGTACCTTTAGCGGCTGGCTTCGGTATAAGAGATCCATCCTATGCGAAATCACTAGCGAATATGGTCAACGGAATAGTCGTAGGTAGCGAACTTGTCAACATAATAGAGGAAAACGCTTCTAGCGTCGCAAAAAAGAAAGTTTCAGATTTCGTAACCTCGCTCAAGTCGGTTTTGGAGAGCGTATCCTAA
- the pyrE gene encoding orotate phosphoribosyltransferase, protein MSFLKRFTELRRQKGSIMCISLDVRREGESRKEYVEKLKRLVERTAPYAVAFKVNENYTRHLSLEDHQEITQICRSLGALVIYDCKLSDITSTVTTGIGIIKDMGYDGLTINPIFGNLRQIVEVAHDLGLAVFSVTLPSNPESVRLFKLNVSGKKLFEIFAEDVKASRADGLVVSATETASAEDIITIRSVVGEGPIMLFPGIGAQGGDLEKAITHGGWNVLINVGRSIVESPEPEKVAADYRNALTDSWIRLNAALEIIRTPGVYRYSPDKPFILSSGKESDYYVDIRALYSHPDPRDKIAELMLVKISMEGNTNVDKVATTETAGIPIASIVAYRLGKGLVYVRHKEKSYGTGRKVEGLVQHGDKVICVDDLTTTGETAEACVKAVSELGGNVLAYYVVFDREEGATERLNNVGVRLRYLTSISTLKSLMKKTT, encoded by the coding sequence ATGTCGTTCCTGAAGAGGTTCACGGAGCTTAGAAGGCAAAAAGGCAGCATAATGTGCATCTCGCTGGATGTGAGGAGGGAAGGAGAGTCGAGGAAGGAGTACGTAGAGAAGCTGAAGCGGCTCGTAGAACGGACGGCCCCGTACGCTGTAGCTTTCAAGGTGAATGAGAACTACACTAGACACTTGAGCCTAGAAGACCATCAAGAGATAACGCAGATTTGTAGGTCGCTCGGAGCGCTGGTAATATACGACTGCAAGCTCTCAGACATAACTAGTACTGTTACGACAGGTATCGGCATAATTAAGGACATGGGATACGACGGTCTCACGATAAACCCGATATTCGGAAACCTCAGACAAATTGTCGAGGTGGCTCATGATTTAGGGCTTGCCGTGTTCTCAGTTACCCTGCCATCGAATCCTGAATCCGTAAGGCTGTTCAAACTGAACGTAAGCGGTAAAAAGCTCTTTGAAATCTTCGCAGAAGATGTAAAAGCCTCAAGGGCGGATGGACTCGTCGTCAGCGCAACAGAAACAGCGTCGGCGGAAGATATAATCACTATAAGAAGTGTCGTTGGTGAGGGGCCGATAATGCTATTTCCCGGCATAGGCGCGCAGGGTGGAGATCTAGAGAAGGCAATCACCCATGGTGGCTGGAACGTACTGATTAACGTTGGTAGATCTATAGTCGAGTCGCCCGAGCCAGAAAAGGTAGCAGCCGATTACAGGAATGCTCTAACCGATTCTTGGATACGTTTGAATGCTGCTCTGGAGATTATTAGAACTCCTGGTGTCTACCGCTACTCGCCGGACAAACCATTCATATTATCGAGCGGAAAGGAGAGCGACTACTACGTCGATATTAGAGCTCTTTACTCACATCCGGATCCTAGGGATAAGATAGCCGAACTAATGCTCGTGAAGATAAGCATGGAAGGGAATACTAACGTTGACAAGGTGGCCACGACCGAGACTGCTGGCATACCCATAGCCTCAATAGTTGCCTACAGGTTAGGCAAGGGTCTTGTGTACGTTAGACATAAGGAAAAGAGTTACGGGACCGGAAGGAAGGTCGAAGGTTTAGTGCAGCATGGTGACAAGGTGATTTGTGTTGACGACCTTACGACAACAGGTGAGACCGCGGAAGCTTGCGTTAAAGCTGTGTCGGAGCTGGGCGGAAATGTGCTGGCATATTATGTCGTATTCGACAGAGAAGAAGGTGCAACTGAGAGGTTGAACAACGTCGGTGTTAGATTGCGTTATCTTACCAGCATCTCTACGCTTAAGAGCCTTATGAAAAAGACCACTTGA
- the trpD gene encoding anthranilate phosphoribosyltransferase, whose amino-acid sequence MFVEILRKLVEGYDLSYDEAESAMRDIMEGNVTNAQLASFLTALRMKGETITELTAFIKIVKEYSRKVRPKISGRLIDLCGTGGDKIKTFNISTIAALVVAGAGVRVAKHGNRAVSGKCGSADLFEVLGLRLEQEPEEVEKAIELVGIGFIYAPHFNPAMKNAQQVRREMGIRTVFNIIGPLANPANINAQLVGVYDDKMVSELAYVMMNLGCEEAFVVHGLNGLDEVSTIGKTKVAWLRNDEVKMLELMPKDFGVEPCIQEELEIRTKEEAAQVALMILNGKGGPKRDAVLVNAALGIMLGKRADNFSEGMELARESLDSGRAYKKLRELVKLSGDISKLERLEEAYV is encoded by the coding sequence ATGTTTGTGGAGATCCTTAGAAAACTTGTTGAAGGTTACGACTTAAGCTACGACGAGGCTGAGAGCGCAATGAGAGATATAATGGAAGGTAACGTTACTAACGCTCAGCTCGCAAGTTTCTTGACAGCTCTCAGAATGAAGGGCGAAACAATCACGGAGCTTACGGCTTTTATAAAAATCGTAAAAGAATACTCTCGCAAGGTAAGGCCCAAGATAAGTGGAAGACTTATAGATTTGTGCGGGACTGGTGGAGATAAGATCAAAACGTTCAACATAAGTACGATTGCGGCCTTGGTGGTTGCTGGAGCAGGTGTTAGAGTTGCGAAGCACGGGAACAGAGCGGTTTCTGGAAAGTGCGGCAGTGCCGATCTGTTTGAAGTGCTTGGCTTAAGGCTTGAGCAAGAGCCAGAGGAAGTTGAAAAGGCCATAGAGTTGGTTGGTATAGGTTTCATATATGCTCCGCATTTCAATCCGGCCATGAAGAATGCTCAGCAAGTAAGGAGAGAGATGGGCATAAGAACCGTTTTTAACATTATTGGACCACTCGCAAACCCAGCTAACATAAATGCTCAACTCGTAGGTGTATACGACGACAAAATGGTGAGTGAGTTAGCATACGTTATGATGAATTTAGGATGCGAAGAGGCTTTTGTTGTTCACGGTCTTAATGGTTTGGATGAGGTATCAACAATTGGTAAAACAAAGGTTGCATGGTTAAGGAACGATGAGGTCAAGATGCTTGAGTTGATGCCAAAAGATTTTGGTGTCGAGCCCTGCATACAGGAAGAACTAGAGATCAGAACGAAGGAGGAGGCGGCACAGGTAGCGTTAATGATTCTGAACGGTAAAGGCGGTCCTAAAAGGGATGCCGTATTGGTCAACGCCGCTTTAGGCATAATGTTAGGAAAGCGAGCAGACAACTTTTCCGAGGGTATGGAGCTGGCAAGAGAGTCTTTGGATAGCGGCAGGGCGTACAAAAAGCTGAGGGAACTAGTGAAACTTAGCGGCGACATATCCAAGCTCGAGAGGTTAGAGGAGGCTTATGTCTGA
- a CDS encoding phosphoribosylanthranilate isomerase: MKYVRVKICGITREQDLISAVDAGADAVGFVVASPLSPRNLTYERARELIEKVPMFVDSVVVTVTSDVNELIRICNLLRPSALQIHSNNFSGVEKLRNALPGIRLIKAINVREVSDITPLKHLINEFDALLLDSLVGGYGGQGKVHDWEISRMIIEYLYPKPAILAGGLTPENVVDAVRSVKPYAVDVSSGVEKSPGIKDREKIFEFVKNARRC, from the coding sequence ATGAAATACGTCAGAGTTAAAATATGCGGCATAACACGTGAGCAGGACTTAATTAGTGCTGTGGATGCTGGCGCCGATGCTGTAGGGTTCGTCGTAGCTTCACCGCTATCGCCAAGAAATTTGACTTACGAAAGGGCCAGGGAGTTAATAGAGAAGGTACCTATGTTCGTGGATAGCGTGGTAGTAACGGTCACGTCAGACGTTAACGAGTTGATTAGAATTTGTAATCTGCTTAGACCATCTGCGCTACAAATACACAGCAACAATTTTTCAGGTGTTGAAAAGTTGCGGAACGCGTTACCCGGTATTAGGTTAATAAAGGCAATCAACGTCCGTGAAGTTTCTGATATTACGCCTCTGAAGCACTTGATAAACGAGTTCGATGCCTTACTGCTTGACTCGCTAGTCGGAGGATATGGCGGCCAAGGTAAGGTACACGACTGGGAAATAAGCAGAATGATCATCGAGTACCTTTATCCTAAGCCAGCGATACTTGCTGGCGGTCTAACACCTGAAAACGTTGTAGATGCTGTACGGAGTGTTAAACCTTATGCCGTCGACGTATCGTCTGGTGTAGAAAAAAGCCCCGGGATAAAGGACAGAGAGAAGATTTTTGAATTCGTGAAGAATGCGAGACGGTGTTGA
- a CDS encoding indole-3-glycerol-phosphate synthase — MSDFLKVLVEKAIERVKSGYYDVSSSITFSRLPSLKEAILTCKAIPIIAELKQASPTMGRRVCGDVKTMAKAMERGGAVGISVLTESAFFDGSLEKLRVVRETVSIPILMKDIVISSVQLEAASKLGASAVLLIKKVYDRKMCDEDLDDMIKTAHSLGLEVLLETHTEEEFLSGMDTEADMLGINNRDLETLKVDLGVSERILTKAKIKRKPVVCESGINSPAQVILLKNLGADAFLVGTFIMTSADIESSVRKLVMAYEIRQS, encoded by the coding sequence ATGTCTGATTTCCTTAAAGTTTTGGTTGAAAAGGCTATAGAGCGTGTAAAGAGCGGTTATTATGACGTATCTTCTTCGATAACGTTTTCAAGACTTCCAAGCTTGAAGGAGGCGATATTAACTTGCAAGGCGATTCCCATAATAGCTGAACTGAAGCAGGCATCGCCGACCATGGGAAGGCGTGTGTGTGGAGATGTTAAAACCATGGCTAAGGCCATGGAACGTGGCGGAGCTGTGGGTATATCAGTCTTGACGGAGAGTGCGTTCTTCGATGGTTCGTTAGAGAAGTTGAGGGTTGTTAGAGAAACCGTTAGCATACCCATACTCATGAAGGATATAGTAATTAGCAGCGTACAGCTTGAGGCAGCATCTAAGCTAGGGGCAAGTGCTGTCCTTCTAATAAAGAAAGTTTACGACCGAAAGATGTGCGACGAAGATTTAGACGATATGATAAAAACAGCTCACTCACTAGGTCTTGAGGTGCTTTTGGAGACGCATACCGAAGAAGAATTTCTTTCTGGTATGGATACGGAGGCTGACATGCTGGGAATAAACAACCGCGATTTAGAAACATTAAAGGTTGACCTTGGTGTTTCTGAGCGCATACTTACAAAAGCAAAAATCAAACGTAAGCCGGTTGTGTGCGAAAGTGGGATAAACAGCCCTGCACAGGTCATTCTCCTGAAGAATCTCGGTGCGGATGCTTTCCTCGTCGGAACCTTCATAATGACTTCAGCAGATATCGAAAGCAGTGTAAGGAAACTTGTGATGGCTTATGAAATACGTCAGAGTTAA
- a CDS encoding polyprenyl synthetase family protein has translation MTSLIWADLLEYVEAARAEIDKKLLEKINNRSDKVIIKNTLSGGKRLRPVLLLLVYDALGGKDRDAALDVACALELAHNASLIHDDIIDGDIERRGKPALWRQIGIAKAIIQGHRIINLAFQTVLDKGVELAKIFLKAWNDASAGVLEEIFSREPFSKKLYIKIVKEKTASLFAAAAESAAVLARSDEKVRESVREYGEIVGIAYQLADDYVEIIKGRRHLNLPIFMLRRFEETIKQIYVATKTGKLRAILPKTFLNLKEDGIFLKEIEDYIMKAREIVSNLPIPDSRYKVMLTEFPKYCVDSMLREIR, from the coding sequence TTGACCTCCTTGATATGGGCTGACCTACTCGAGTATGTGGAAGCAGCGAGAGCAGAGATAGATAAAAAGCTCCTGGAGAAGATCAACAACAGGAGCGATAAAGTAATTATAAAAAATACGTTATCTGGTGGGAAGAGATTAAGACCCGTCTTGCTTCTACTCGTTTATGACGCTCTTGGGGGCAAAGATAGGGATGCCGCGCTCGACGTTGCATGTGCATTAGAGCTTGCGCATAACGCGAGCTTGATTCATGATGACATAATCGACGGTGATATAGAAAGAAGAGGTAAGCCGGCGCTTTGGAGACAGATAGGGATAGCGAAAGCGATCATACAGGGTCACAGGATTATTAACCTCGCGTTTCAGACTGTACTCGACAAAGGGGTTGAACTTGCCAAGATATTCCTCAAAGCGTGGAACGACGCTTCTGCTGGAGTTCTGGAAGAGATATTTTCAAGGGAGCCTTTCTCCAAGAAGCTTTACATAAAGATAGTCAAAGAGAAGACTGCCTCGCTTTTCGCGGCAGCGGCTGAGAGCGCTGCGGTGCTTGCACGTTCTGACGAGAAGGTAAGAGAGTCTGTGAGGGAATACGGTGAGATTGTTGGTATAGCGTACCAACTTGCAGACGACTACGTTGAAATAATAAAAGGCAGAAGACATCTAAACCTTCCAATCTTTATGCTTAGACGATTTGAGGAGACGATAAAGCAGATTTATGTAGCGACCAAAACTGGCAAACTTCGTGCGATCTTGCCAAAAACCTTCCTTAACTTAAAAGAGGACGGCATATTCCTGAAGGAGATCGAGGATTACATAATGAAGGCAAGAGAAATAGTCTCAAACCTGCCAATACCGGACTCCCGATATAAAGTCATGCTGACGGAGTTTCCGAAATATTGCGTCGATTCTATGCTAAGAGAGATTAGATAA
- a CDS encoding anthranilate synthase component I family protein — MFKNVYTDLSPIEIFTNVSEHYEYAYLIEFADSKSRVARRCLIGFEPLKSIIVKDGECIVKSPEKEVRKRTADPLQTLREFVGQIRLEDVGLSFTGGAVGYVSYDLVRYLERLPQKTIDDCGFPDMEFGIYYDGLLFDKKDGRMHYYYLGEDRLDEVMHLLVKKPTQQLLSYTELRPNVKKDEFISMVETAKEYITAGDVFQVVLSKKYTFNVEGDVVAFYSLLRRLNPSPYMYILKMGERYIIGSSPEALVRVRGNLVETMPIAGTRPRGNDRALRKDLLSDPKELSEHMMLVDLARNDLGKISKFGSVRVSELKRVYKYSHVLHMVSRVVGELREGYDCYDALRAVFPAGTVTGAPKVRAMEIIEELEPTRRGPYAGSVGYVSFNGDSEFAIAIRTLFVNGGKAYIQAGAGIVADSQAENEWLETEHKLAPLIKALEMSSGDIR; from the coding sequence ATGTTTAAGAACGTATACACGGACTTATCGCCTATCGAGATTTTCACAAACGTAAGCGAGCATTACGAATACGCATACCTTATAGAGTTTGCAGATTCAAAAAGCAGAGTCGCTCGACGATGTTTAATAGGTTTTGAGCCCTTGAAAAGCATCATAGTCAAGGATGGCGAGTGCATTGTTAAATCACCCGAGAAGGAAGTGCGAAAAAGGACGGCAGATCCTTTACAAACCTTGAGGGAGTTTGTAGGCCAAATACGTCTCGAGGATGTAGGGTTGAGTTTTACTGGAGGTGCCGTTGGTTATGTGTCTTACGATTTGGTCAGATATTTAGAGAGGTTGCCTCAGAAAACCATTGACGATTGCGGATTCCCAGACATGGAGTTCGGAATATACTACGATGGGTTATTGTTCGATAAAAAGGACGGGAGGATGCATTACTATTATCTTGGGGAGGACAGACTTGATGAAGTCATGCACCTGCTCGTGAAAAAGCCTACCCAACAACTTCTTTCGTATACGGAGCTTAGACCTAACGTCAAGAAGGATGAGTTCATTTCCATGGTAGAGACCGCTAAGGAATACATAACCGCCGGCGATGTATTCCAAGTTGTCCTGTCAAAGAAGTATACGTTTAACGTTGAAGGGGACGTTGTTGCGTTTTATTCGCTCTTGCGTAGACTCAATCCCTCTCCTTACATGTATATTTTAAAGATGGGGGAGAGATACATTATAGGCTCTAGCCCAGAGGCGCTAGTTAGAGTTCGTGGCAATCTCGTCGAAACAATGCCCATAGCCGGTACGAGGCCACGCGGAAATGATAGAGCATTAAGAAAGGACTTGCTTAGCGACCCAAAAGAACTTTCGGAGCACATGATGCTTGTCGACCTTGCAAGGAACGATCTGGGTAAAATCTCAAAGTTTGGTAGCGTAAGGGTCTCAGAGCTGAAAAGGGTCTATAAGTACAGCCACGTGCTTCACATGGTTTCGAGGGTCGTCGGCGAATTAAGGGAAGGCTATGACTGTTACGACGCACTCAGGGCCGTGTTTCCGGCGGGTACGGTGACAGGTGCACCAAAAGTGAGAGCTATGGAGATCATAGAAGAGCTGGAGCCTACGAGGAGGGGACCATATGCCGGATCAGTAGGTTACGTATCTTTCAACGGAGATTCCGAATTTGCGATAGCGATCAGGACGTTATTCGTTAACGGTGGTAAGGCCTACATTCAGGCGGGCGCAGGCATAGTCGCGGATTCACAAGCAGAAAACGAATGGTTAGAAACTGAGCATAAGCTTGCCCCACTTATCAAGGCTTTAGAGATGTCCAGCGGTGATATAAGATGA
- a CDS encoding TldD/PmbA family protein, whose amino-acid sequence MVMEDLLSYAVNYAMKLGASYAEARYQSDTFEEFTLRNGIPEAPGFGTSRGLSVRVIVSGSMGFASTNLTRKTDVKDAVVRAITIAKASSKAIKNPIKMAEVKTVKAEYVTKPRVKPEYVDPDSKVELLKDVDEKSVATTSKDDVKLPSRVFSVGYLITEKQIITSEGSSVYSRIPRVMFSYMLTAAKAGKGTAQRFENMGESGGWERVERWLLDERVSEEANKLAKILTEAVEPPTDALDVVLGPELVGIICHESAGHPLEADRVLGREAAQGGETYASRELIGERIGSEHVTIVDDPRLPNSFGYYLYDDECVEARERVLIDKGRINELLHNRETAAEFGTISNGSSRASSYGVEPIVRMANTYMKPGDYSLEELIEDVRYGVYISSYMEWNIDDRRWNQRYVGLEAYLIKNGKLDSMLKNPTIELTTRGLYSSVDAVGKEVKFYAGYCGKSEPMQSMPVWFGGPAIRLRNVRLGRSPVS is encoded by the coding sequence ATGGTAATGGAGGACCTTTTAAGCTACGCGGTCAACTATGCGATGAAGTTAGGCGCGTCCTATGCGGAGGCTAGGTATCAATCGGATACTTTTGAGGAATTCACGCTGAGGAACGGTATACCCGAGGCGCCTGGGTTCGGTACAAGCAGGGGCTTATCTGTAAGGGTAATAGTTTCCGGCTCTATGGGGTTTGCCTCGACAAACTTGACAAGAAAGACGGACGTAAAGGACGCTGTCGTTAGGGCAATCACGATCGCGAAAGCTTCTTCGAAAGCGATCAAGAATCCCATCAAAATGGCCGAGGTGAAGACGGTAAAGGCAGAATATGTAACTAAACCAAGGGTAAAGCCCGAGTACGTTGACCCTGACTCAAAGGTCGAGTTGCTTAAGGATGTTGACGAGAAGAGTGTTGCAACAACTTCCAAGGACGATGTAAAGCTTCCCTCGAGAGTTTTTAGCGTCGGCTACTTAATAACCGAGAAGCAGATAATCACGTCCGAGGGGTCGAGCGTCTATAGTCGCATACCGAGAGTTATGTTCTCTTACATGCTAACGGCGGCGAAGGCTGGGAAGGGGACCGCTCAAAGGTTCGAGAATATGGGCGAGTCTGGAGGTTGGGAGAGGGTCGAGAGGTGGCTTCTCGACGAGAGGGTTTCGGAGGAGGCGAATAAGCTCGCTAAGATTTTGACGGAAGCAGTAGAGCCGCCGACGGATGCGCTTGACGTCGTATTAGGGCCTGAACTCGTTGGGATAATATGCCACGAGTCTGCCGGACATCCTTTGGAGGCTGACAGGGTCCTGGGAAGAGAGGCGGCACAAGGTGGTGAGACCTACGCGAGCCGCGAACTCATCGGCGAACGCATAGGTTCGGAGCACGTTACGATCGTAGACGACCCGAGGTTACCTAATTCCTTCGGCTACTATCTCTACGATGATGAGTGTGTCGAGGCCAGAGAACGCGTACTCATCGATAAGGGAAGGATAAACGAGCTACTACACAACAGGGAAACGGCTGCCGAGTTTGGCACGATCAGCAACGGGTCTTCGAGAGCTAGCAGTTACGGCGTAGAGCCCATAGTGCGTATGGCCAATACTTACATGAAACCCGGAGACTACTCACTTGAAGAGTTGATAGAAGATGTCAGATATGGCGTATACATAAGCTCGTATATGGAGTGGAACATCGACGACAGAAGGTGGAATCAGAGATACGTTGGGCTGGAGGCATACCTAATAAAGAACGGTAAGCTCGATTCCATGTTAAAAAACCCGACTATCGAGCTGACCACAAGGGGTCTTTACTCGTCAGTTGATGCGGTTGGTAAAGAGGTTAAGTTTTATGCGGGGTACTGTGGTAAGAGCGAGCCCATGCAAAGTATGCCGGTCTGGTTCGGCGGCCCGGCCATAAGGCTCAGGAATGTAAGGCTCGGTAGGTCACCAGTTTCTTAA
- a CDS encoding purine-nucleoside phosphorylase, whose product MIGQPQHIKSAKGDVAERVVVAGDPARVVQLSRMLERPKLVNENRGFLTYTGYFNGTPVTVSCHGIGGPSSAIVFEELVMLGAKVIVRLGTTGAFLKHMKVGEVVIPTGAAYLGGTLAQYIPDAHITPVPSFDVTTELVNAAKEEGLTYYIGPVFSSDAFYAEDPEFVKRWSSKGYISVEMECATLFGLGMLRSVKTGAMLLISDNLAEMTPMVNAEYLKPYVEKAGRAVLKALLRIRI is encoded by the coding sequence ATGATAGGCCAGCCGCAGCATATTAAATCCGCAAAGGGTGACGTTGCGGAGAGGGTTGTGGTTGCAGGGGATCCGGCTAGGGTTGTTCAACTTTCTAGAATGTTAGAAAGACCAAAGCTCGTCAACGAAAACCGTGGTTTTTTAACTTACACGGGTTACTTTAACGGTACGCCGGTAACCGTTTCTTGTCATGGTATTGGCGGCCCATCTTCTGCGATAGTTTTCGAGGAGTTAGTTATGCTAGGTGCTAAGGTCATCGTCAGGCTTGGCACGACTGGTGCATTCTTAAAACACATGAAGGTTGGTGAGGTCGTAATTCCGACTGGAGCGGCGTATCTAGGAGGAACTCTTGCACAGTACATACCCGATGCCCATATAACCCCCGTTCCTAGCTTTGATGTAACTACCGAATTGGTAAATGCCGCGAAGGAAGAGGGATTGACGTATTACATAGGCCCTGTGTTCTCTAGCGATGCGTTTTATGCCGAGGACCCAGAATTTGTGAAGAGGTGGTCGAGTAAAGGCTACATATCCGTCGAGATGGAGTGCGCGACGCTCTTTGGTCTTGGGATGTTACGCAGCGTCAAGACAGGCGCTATGCTCCTCATAAGCGATAACCTAGCAGAGATGACGCCCATGGTAAACGCTGAGTACCTTAAGCCATATGTTGAAAAGGCAGGAAGAGCCGTCCTAAAAGCGCTATTGAGAATCAGAATTTAG
- a CDS encoding aminodeoxychorismate/anthranilate synthase component II — MKVLIIDNYDSFVYNLVQYVGELGGEPIVYRNDEITLERARVLEPDRIIISPGPGCPQDPKYVGSCIEIIMELGPRIPTLGVCLGHQSIIYAFGGKIIRAKKLMHGKTSLIRHDGIGLFKNVRNPLRVARYHSLCGDRESLPSCLVVTAESIDDHEIMGVRHIEYPIEGVQFHPESVMSEEGKKILKNFLDGF; from the coding sequence ATGAAGGTCCTTATCATAGATAACTATGATTCCTTCGTTTATAACTTGGTCCAGTACGTAGGCGAATTGGGTGGCGAGCCTATTGTTTATAGGAACGATGAAATAACTTTAGAGCGCGCCAGAGTTCTGGAGCCTGATAGGATAATCATATCTCCAGGCCCTGGATGTCCCCAAGACCCGAAGTACGTCGGCTCTTGTATTGAAATAATCATGGAGTTGGGACCTAGAATACCTACACTCGGCGTTTGTTTAGGGCATCAAAGCATAATCTACGCCTTTGGCGGTAAAATCATAAGGGCAAAAAAGCTTATGCATGGAAAAACCAGCCTTATTAGACACGACGGTATAGGCCTCTTCAAGAATGTCAGGAACCCTCTAAGGGTTGCTCGGTACCACTCTCTTTGCGGAGATAGAGAATCCTTGCCCTCGTGTCTCGTAGTTACGGCAGAATCTATCGACGATCATGAAATCATGGGTGTCCGCCATATAGAGTACCCCATAGAGGGCGTGCAGTTTCATCCGGAGTCTGTGATGAGCGAAGAAGGTAAGAAAATTTTGAAGAACTTCTTGGATGGTTTTTGA
- a CDS encoding RpiB/LacA/LacB family sugar-phosphate isomerase, with translation MRIAVGSDERTKLTDFVVEELKRRGHTVKLCGALVRDVAPWPDVAVEVAESILKGEVDEGILFCWTGTGVTIAANKVPGIRAALCSSGEIAKGARKWNKPNVLVMSLSETTQEKAKEILDAWFSTTFDPSEEENIKRLEEIEKRFLRRE, from the coding sequence ATGAGGATAGCTGTAGGGAGTGATGAAAGAACTAAGCTGACAGACTTTGTTGTCGAAGAGCTGAAAAGGAGGGGCCACACTGTTAAGCTTTGCGGCGCCCTTGTTAGGGATGTAGCTCCATGGCCTGATGTTGCCGTCGAGGTTGCTGAGAGTATCTTAAAGGGAGAGGTGGACGAGGGCATATTATTCTGCTGGACCGGTACTGGCGTAACTATAGCGGCCAATAAGGTTCCAGGTATAAGAGCGGCTCTATGCAGCAGTGGCGAGATCGCCAAGGGTGCGAGGAAGTGGAATAAGCCTAACGTTTTAGTGATGAGCCTTTCTGAGACGACACAAGAGAAGGCAAAGGAGATACTAGATGCGTGGTTCTCAACGACGTTCGACCCATCTGAGGAGGAAAACATTAAGAGGCTTGAAGAGATAGAGAAGAGATTCCTAAGAAGGGAATGA
- the trxA gene encoding thioredoxin: protein MQDDELERIKQRKLAELMKKTLKTEDSFATHPPYEPVTLTDKNFDNFILNNKLAVVDFWAEWCAPCRMLAPVIKDLAKEYAGKIAFGKLNVDENPTTATKFGIMSIPTLIIFKDGQPVDMIIGAVPKNQIKARLNRYI, encoded by the coding sequence ATGCAAGACGATGAGTTGGAAAGAATAAAGCAGCGTAAGCTTGCTGAGTTAATGAAGAAGACGTTAAAAACCGAGGATAGTTTTGCGACACATCCGCCTTACGAGCCTGTTACACTCACCGACAAAAACTTTGACAACTTCATATTGAACAACAAGCTTGCCGTCGTAGATTTTTGGGCGGAATGGTGTGCGCCTTGCAGGATGCTTGCCCCAGTCATCAAAGACCTTGCAAAGGAATATGCTGGAAAGATAGCCTTTGGGAAGCTCAACGTGGATGAGAACCCAACAACTGCTACGAAGTTCGGGATAATGAGTATACCAACCCTGATAATTTTCAAGGATGGGCAACCAGTTGACATGATAATCGGCGCGGTACCGAAAAATCAGATAAAAGCGAGATTGAACAGGTACATCTAA